From the genome of Prunus persica cultivar Lovell chromosome G8, Prunus_persica_NCBIv2, whole genome shotgun sequence:
atttttatttggcTCAAGAGATGGATAACTGATTTCTATTTTCGTTTGCAGCTCGTCCTGGCGGCCGATTTCGACCCAAGGCAAAGCCCCGGCCAAGCAAGGTAGCATCTACAGCAGCTACTTCTGCTCTTCCTAATGACAGGACGGAAAAACCTGCCACATTATCTCCCACTGTCTCAGATACTGTTCCATCTGTTAAATCCATTGATGTTGGAGATGTTAAAGTAACAGATCCTGTAGGTTCGTCCTTGGCCACATCAGAGATTCTTGGGAACATAGAGCCAGCAAAAAACAATGAGAATTTATGTACAAATGTTGCATCGTCTGATGGCAACAAGGACACGAAACCTTGCGAGTCAGCTGCAACAGCTGCTCCTCAACCGGAGGTTGCAGCTTCTGTTGGAACAGCAGCAGGGGAGGTAAGAAACAAATACCTATTTCCTGGTTTCTTAGTTTTCCATTTCATGTTGATAACTTCTGATTTTTCCAGAATGCAGACATATTCTCTGGGTTGGAATGTCTTGATGGTTTTCTAAGTCAAACTACCAGGGGTACAGGTGACTAAtgcaaaatacaattttttataaaaactgtaGAAACATTGACTAGTACTGTCTGTTGACACTTATTCTTTCAGCAGAGAGTGCTGCCAGTAAGCCCCATGTTTCTGCTGAGTCTTCAGCGTTCATGGTTTGTGATGTTGCAGAAGCTCAAACTTTTTCTGATTGTTGTACAACCCAAGATCCCGTGTCCTGCAGAGaagtttctgtttctaacaaaCCGGATGAAGTGCAGTTAGAAACAAAGGTGAAGACTTGTACTGTCACAGAAATGATTCttgttcaattattaattttgattaattgGGCATTTTATGATCAATGTCAGGTAGATGGGGCTTTCTCAGAATTTGAAGTTCTAGATGTTGTGTCTGATGCTACCATTTTGTCTGGTATGCGCACCATCACTTGACTTTTTCCTTTGCTACTGTATTGTTTGTTGCGTAGTTCAATGAGTCTGGGTTGATTTAGGACAACGTGTTGGAAAATTTCAACCCAAGctcaaagtgaaaaaaggaaaggagcATTTGCACATCCCTCCCGCTGAAGTTGAGTGTATGCTTTCACAAGCTGTGTTAGTGCCTTCTGAAACTGACATGAATGAGAGCTCACTTCCTGCCTTCCCACCTGGACATGTTCTTGATCACCCATCTCCAAGGTTTGGTGATTCTAGTACCCCACATCCAACCTCTGATCCCCTAGTGAATACAGAATACATTGCAGAAACTACCCACTTGGATGGCGCCATTTTTGGGGATGCTGTGCGTTCAGAAGATGTTGGGGGGACACTTGGAAAAGAGGTCACTTTTTTCAACTTAAAATTTCCATGCATGTCGTATTGGGgcttaaaatataattcaGTGTTTAATTGTGTTGGAACACCGGtttgtatttgtttattgGATTGCACAGGGTCATAAGAGTAGAAATAGAAAAGGTTCTACTGCATCAAATCATTCTCAGAAGCACAAATCTTTTGCAGCCAGTGAGGAGGCTGAAGGTGGGACATCATCCAGGAAGTTGAGGAAGCGGTTACCTCGTCAAGAAGTTGAAGAGCTAGTGCATGAGGCTAATGAAGACAGCTTCACTGCTGAACCTTCTAGTGGATCAAATGTTAATGAAGACGAGAATAATGATAATGAATATAGGGAGCATAAGACATCACAGAGGAAAAGAGCACCAAGAAAGTCCAAGGAACCTGAATCTGGAAAAGAAGAACCAGTAAAAAAACGTAAAAGAGCCAAGGAAGCACCTGATAAATCAACGAAAGACCCTCCCAAAAGGTTTTCCCATTCAACTCGTAGAACCAAAAGACATGGTAAATGAATTTCTGGGTATATAACATTATGAGACTCGAAATTTGTAtgtcattttaattttcttaccCTTTGCAGTGGACAAGTCTTTGCTTGAAATCCCAGAGGATGAAATTGACCATCAAAGTTTGTCTCTAAAGAATCTCATTCGTCTAGCAGAGCATAGGGAGCTGTTAGCggtatttctatttttctagtttttctGGTTAAATTTTTGGATGAGGAACTATGATGCTGTTTCACTTAATAACCTTTTTATGGCTCtatctataatttttttttttttccaacattGACATTGCTTTTTTGCTTTGTCCCTATATCGTGTAGATTAAAGAGGCAAGAAAAATGACAACTCCAGTCCCCGATGAAAGGTACTTGAATTCTTATACAGAAACCgtatctttatattttttttatacttgttGAAGTTGTATACTATGGTTCATGCAACAATTGACATTTgaattggaaatttttttgctaGTGTATATAGTAGCATAATGTCCCTAGTAATCTTGATGatgtttgatttgaatttcttaTGTTTGTGCATTTATCTTTCTTCTGATCCTTTATATGGTAGTACTATACTTGTTTAAATGAATGGCAAACATGAGGCATAGAAGCATAcagatatataaatatagtttggactttttatgttttttagaTTCATAAGTTTGCTGAAAGTGTCAGCTgcatttgtttcttctttcctttttatctctcaattttcttttttgactgAAAGCAGTCATTTCTTGAAGGTTAAGATCTTATCTAGATCACCACTTCCAGGATCCCGCTTTTGCAGGACTAGCACTGTTGATGTCGTATTTTTCCTGTGTTTGTTTTGATAGTAATTTCTAAGTTTGCAGATCCCCTGATATGTATTGATACTTTGACTGTGCACTGGATTTAaagcaattttaaaataactACAAATTGAATATTAGTAATAATTTATATGTATCTCAGTTACTGTAAATTGAATGAAACAGTAACCagaaatatttacaaataaCGTTAGAACAAAAATTGCCAAGGTTGATGGTTGTGGGTTGATGTGTAGGCATCTCGCTTTCTTTAGGGTGCGTGTCACAACACTTGTGTGTTGGGATCTCTAATGCATTGCGCTTCTCATATGACATCCCAACCACCATGCTGTTCGTCTTACAAATCTGCTCTATTTTGTGTGACAAGAGCTCTGAACGTTCGATACCCATTGTCAAAAGCTAGTGATAAAGTAGTTGTAAGATGCGTATGAAATTATTGTATGTGTCACTTGTATAAAATGGCCATACATGAGGATGTATTGTTTGAAAATATTATGAAGGTATTAATATGGATGGAATAGAATGATTGTGAATTGGGCCGTTTGAGTCAGCATGCTTTCACAGATTGGTAACTTTGCTTGAACCCACTTGAGGTTACAACCATGTGACATACGTATTTCTCGAATATAATTGAGTTGTCTTTTCAGGACAGGAGGGTGGGGGCCTTGTAAGCATTAGCAATGTTTAGTTTGAAAAATGTTTGATATGTGACATTTGATGAAATGTAGAACTTAAAATTTTAGCAAACCCTGTTATTTTTGAAGAACTGCTGCTATTGTTGTTGTACACACAGAAAGGCTGACATGCTTGTTTTTGAATAGGTTGTTTTTACTATCATTCTTGGAGTCATATGTTGTCCATTGATGCAcatttcttattattatttttgttattctttcATTGCAGTACTAACAATGATTCTCACAAGGAAGCTAATCATGATGAAGAGAATGAAGAGGAGACCTTTCCTTCAGAACAAGACAGAAACTctgaagaaaatcaagcaagcTATCGGGTTAATGCGAGTTCCTTTTTACTCAATTACCAGTCGTACATGGACAAAACACCCACTGTAAGATGGTCTAAACAAGACACAGAACTGTTCTATGGGGTAATGTTCCTATAAATTCACTACAATTAACTGGCttcgaattgaaaataacTTTGACATACCATATATGTGATTGATGGTGAAAGCTGATGAGTTATCAGTCTCAGTTTGCAGAACGGCACTAGTTGATTTTCTTAGAACTCTAATTGCGATTTAAAAACTTTGTTTCATTCCTGATTAAGAAGGTTGTTGCTGTTATTCTTTTCCAAACAAGTGGCAACTAATTGTATAAGAGGTCAAATTAAATTTGTCTTCACTGACAATTTAGAGTCTTTCTGAAAAATGTATCTCTATTCATCAAGAATTGCCCATTATATGGACAGAATACAAGTTAATTAGGAAAGAACACTGGTTGATATTCAGCCCCTGAAAACAGCTCACCTaccacatatacatgtatctaATTATAGCTAACCTaccacatatacatgtatctaattaatgaaagaatctGCTGGCATTTAAATCTGATTTCCTTTGACATTCACATGTGATTTAGGCTATTCAGCAGTGTGGATCAGATTTTACCATGATTCAAGAACTTTATTTTCCCGGTCGAACACGTCATCAAATCAAGTTGAAATTCAAGAAGGAAGAACGTCAAAATCCATTACGTATCAATGAAGCCGTATTAAGTCGTTCGACTTGTTCCACAGGTCAGtccttaatttattatttatttactgtTTTAATATTTCCCTTAAGAACCTACCCAAGACCATTAATTGCCCACCTGTTTTACTCTTATATGAATTCCATTTGATGAAGTATAGGGACAATTGTATATACTTTGTGTAGAAATTTTTTccctgattttaattttaataaataaaaaccaaataaaataaatttgatgttCATTTATCTATGCTTAAAGTCAATACAATTGTTGTTTTATATGCCACCCCAAACCACACATGGAGCTTCATACAGTTGtacaatataataattttCTCGTGCAGATCATTCCCAATTTACTTCATATATTGAGAGGCTGCAACAAGTTGCTCAGGCAAACAAGGAGGAGGAAGCAGAACCAACTCAT
Proteins encoded in this window:
- the LOC18767754 gene encoding transcription factor TFIIIB component B'' homolog isoform X2, with amino-acid sequence MEDLDDIFLDPSNAPARPGGRFRPKAKPRPSKVASTAATSALPNDRTEKPATLSPTVSDTVPSVKSIDVGDVKVTDPVGSSLATSEILGNIEPAKNNENLCTNVASSDGNKDTKPCESAATAAPQPEVAASVGTAAGENADIFSGLECLDGFLSQTTRGTESAASKPHVSAESSAFMVCDVAEAQTFSDCCTTQDPVSCREVSVSNKPDEVQLETKVDGAFSEFEVLDVVSDATILSGQRVGKFQPKLKVKKGKEHLHIPPAEVECMLSQAVLVPSETDMNESSLPAFPPGHVLDHPSPRFGDSSTPHPTSDPLVNTEYIAETTHLDGAIFGDAVRSEDVGGTLGKEGHKSRNRKGSTASNHSQKHKSFAASEEAEGGTSSRKLRKRLPRQEVEELVHEANEDSFTAEPSSGSNVNEDENNDNEYREHKTSQRKRAPRKSKEPESGKEEPVKKRKRAKEAPDKSTKDPPKRFSHSTRRTKRHVDKSLLEIPEDEIDHQSLSLKNLIRLAEHRELLAIKEARKMTTPVPDESTNNDSHKEANHDEENEEETFPSEQDRNSEENQASYRVNASSFLLNYQSYMDKTPTVRWSKQDTELFYGAIQQCGSDFTMIQELYFPGRTRHQIKLKFKKEERQNPLRINEAVLSRSTCSTDHSQFTSYIERLQQVAQANKEEEAEPTHDTDEGVKKTELEEPEDQEADVAEVQEEAVDAEVENPLKSDEIDDEEFTWSE
- the LOC18767754 gene encoding transcription factor TFIIIB component B'' homolog isoform X1, with product MEDLDDIFLDPSNAPARPGGRFRPKAKPRPSKVASTAATSALPNDRTEKPATLSPTVSDTVPSVKSIDVGDVKVTDPVGSSLATSEILGNIEPAKNNENLCTNVASSDGNKDTKPCESAATAAPQPEVAASVGTAAGENADIFSGLECLDGFLSQTTRGTAESAASKPHVSAESSAFMVCDVAEAQTFSDCCTTQDPVSCREVSVSNKPDEVQLETKVDGAFSEFEVLDVVSDATILSGQRVGKFQPKLKVKKGKEHLHIPPAEVECMLSQAVLVPSETDMNESSLPAFPPGHVLDHPSPRFGDSSTPHPTSDPLVNTEYIAETTHLDGAIFGDAVRSEDVGGTLGKEGHKSRNRKGSTASNHSQKHKSFAASEEAEGGTSSRKLRKRLPRQEVEELVHEANEDSFTAEPSSGSNVNEDENNDNEYREHKTSQRKRAPRKSKEPESGKEEPVKKRKRAKEAPDKSTKDPPKRFSHSTRRTKRHVDKSLLEIPEDEIDHQSLSLKNLIRLAEHRELLAIKEARKMTTPVPDESTNNDSHKEANHDEENEEETFPSEQDRNSEENQASYRVNASSFLLNYQSYMDKTPTVRWSKQDTELFYGAIQQCGSDFTMIQELYFPGRTRHQIKLKFKKEERQNPLRINEAVLSRSTCSTDHSQFTSYIERLQQVAQANKEEEAEPTHDTDEGVKKTELEEPEDQEADVAEVQEEAVDAEVENPLKSDEIDDEEFTWSE